Proteins encoded by one window of Pirellulales bacterium:
- a CDS encoding tRNA-dihydrouridine synthase: MSSARYFAPLRIGNIDIGFPAVQAALSGYSDGAMRVIARRLGAPYTLCEVLLDQFVVTAGRSKKSNRRMHVGDEEHPVGGQLMGANPEDFAPAAQRLVQAGFDIIDINFGCPVKKVLGRCRGGFLLGQVETALEIVSRVREAVPPHVPVTVKMRRGLDESAASRDKFFTIFDGAFARGVAAITVHGRTVQQRYIGPSSWDFLREVKQHAGQRTMLGSGDLFTPQACLEMLHYTGVDGVTVARGAIGNPWIFSQVRALAAGLPLPEPPTLYEQRRIIAEHYRLAAEIYGTEACGRQMRKFGIKYSRLHPQSLVVRDAFIAVRRPHELQSVLDAYYAEDLPGRHPEIEVDETADCAI; this comes from the coding sequence GTGTCTTCTGCCCGCTATTTTGCGCCGCTTCGCATTGGCAACATTGACATTGGCTTCCCTGCTGTCCAAGCGGCGCTCTCCGGCTACAGCGACGGAGCGATGCGCGTGATTGCCCGCCGCCTCGGCGCGCCATACACGCTGTGCGAAGTGCTGTTGGATCAATTTGTTGTCACTGCGGGTCGCTCTAAAAAAAGCAACCGCCGCATGCACGTGGGGGACGAAGAACATCCTGTCGGTGGCCAGTTGATGGGCGCGAATCCCGAGGATTTTGCTCCTGCGGCGCAGCGGTTGGTCCAGGCGGGCTTTGACATCATCGATATCAACTTCGGCTGCCCGGTAAAAAAAGTTTTGGGCCGCTGCCGCGGCGGATTTTTGTTGGGGCAGGTCGAAACAGCGCTGGAAATTGTTTCTCGTGTGCGCGAGGCCGTGCCACCGCATGTTCCCGTCACCGTGAAAATGCGCCGCGGCCTGGACGAAAGTGCCGCAAGCCGCGACAAGTTCTTCACGATTTTCGACGGCGCTTTCGCCCGCGGCGTAGCGGCCATCACGGTGCATGGCCGGACGGTGCAGCAGCGGTACATTGGCCCCAGCTCGTGGGATTTCTTGCGCGAAGTGAAGCAACACGCCGGTCAGCGCACGATGCTAGGCAGTGGCGATTTGTTTACTCCGCAAGCATGCTTGGAGATGCTGCATTACACCGGGGTCGACGGCGTCACCGTGGCCCGGGGCGCAATTGGCAATCCGTGGATTTTTTCACAAGTTCGCGCTTTGGCTGCCGGATTGCCGCTGCCCGAACCGCCGACATTGTACGAGCAGCGGCGCATCATCGCGGAACACTATCGGCTGGCGGCGGAAATTTACGGCACCGAAGCCTGTGGCCGGCAAATGCGCAAATTCGGCATCAAGTATTCCCGGCTGCATCCACAGTCGCTGGTGGTGCGCGACGCCTTTATTGCGGTCCGCCGCCCGCACGAATTGCAGAGCGTGCTCGATGCCTATTACGCCGAAGATTTGCCCGGCCGTCATCCGGAAATAGAAGTTGACGAAACCGCCGATTGCGCAATTTGA
- the zwf gene encoding glucose-6-phosphate dehydrogenase, which produces MPSTIVIFGASGDLTSRKLIPALFSLARKERLPPGTRIVGVARTKFSHDDWRKDLAATTQKFAEKEWDAAAWQQFASALFYHPGDIGQAADFTALAKLLDEIEQGRQSTRLYYLSTAPQLYEQAVAQLGAAGLADEAQGPRRVIIEKPFGTDLASAQHLNAAVHKVFAERQVYRIDHYLGKETVQNMLVLRFANSIFEPVWNRRYIDHVQITAAEEVTVGHRGGYYDKSGVLRDMFQNHLLQLLAMTAMECPAHYQADAVRDEKVKVLAAIRQMQPDEVVRNTLRGQYRGYTQEKDVPGDSQTATFAVAKLCVENWRWQGVPFYLRSGKAMSCRTSQIVIQFNAPPLMLFPGGPRGIQGGNRLVVQVQPAEGIQLLFQTKIPDAGMKLRQTDLDFSFQREFHGVMPEAYERLLLDAMQGDPGLFARADEVETAWGVIDPILKTWQERHEPKLCTYEPGLWGPEESTQWMQAQGREWFDTCPVLH; this is translated from the coding sequence ATGCCCAGCACCATTGTTATTTTCGGCGCCTCGGGCGATCTCACCAGCCGCAAGCTCATTCCGGCGTTGTTTTCGCTGGCCCGAAAGGAGCGGCTTCCGCCAGGCACACGCATTGTCGGAGTTGCGCGGACTAAGTTTTCCCACGACGATTGGCGAAAAGATTTAGCCGCCACGACACAAAAATTCGCCGAGAAAGAGTGGGATGCCGCCGCTTGGCAGCAATTCGCGTCAGCGCTGTTTTATCATCCGGGCGATATTGGTCAGGCTGCCGATTTCACGGCGCTGGCCAAACTGCTCGACGAAATTGAACAGGGTCGCCAAAGCACGCGGCTCTATTATCTTTCGACGGCGCCGCAGCTTTATGAGCAGGCGGTGGCGCAACTCGGCGCGGCCGGTTTGGCTGACGAAGCCCAAGGCCCGCGCCGCGTGATCATCGAAAAACCCTTCGGCACCGATTTGGCTAGCGCCCAGCATTTGAATGCCGCTGTGCACAAAGTATTCGCCGAGCGGCAAGTGTACCGCATCGATCATTATTTGGGCAAAGAAACCGTACAGAACATGTTGGTGCTGCGCTTTGCCAACAGCATATTCGAGCCGGTTTGGAACCGCCGCTACATTGATCACGTGCAAATTACCGCAGCCGAGGAAGTCACGGTGGGCCATCGTGGCGGATATTACGATAAAAGCGGCGTGCTGCGCGACATGTTTCAAAATCATTTGCTGCAATTGCTCGCCATGACGGCGATGGAATGCCCGGCCCATTATCAGGCCGACGCCGTGCGCGACGAAAAAGTAAAAGTGCTAGCCGCCATTCGCCAAATGCAGCCCGACGAAGTGGTGCGAAACACGCTTCGCGGGCAATATCGGGGTTACACCCAAGAAAAAGACGTTCCCGGCGACAGCCAAACGGCCACATTCGCTGTGGCCAAACTGTGTGTGGAAAACTGGCGGTGGCAAGGCGTGCCATTTTATTTGCGCAGCGGCAAAGCAATGTCATGCCGCACGTCGCAAATTGTCATCCAGTTTAACGCCCCGCCGCTGATGTTGTTTCCCGGCGGGCCGCGCGGCATTCAAGGCGGCAATCGGTTAGTGGTTCAGGTGCAGCCGGCTGAAGGGATTCAGCTTTTGTTCCAGACCAAAATACCCGACGCTGGCATGAAATTGCGGCAGACCGATTTAGATTTCAGCTTTCAGCGCGAGTTTCACGGCGTCATGCCCGAGGCTTACGAACGCCTGCTGCTGGATGCGATGCAGGGCGATCCCGGTTTGTTCGCCCGTGCCGATGAAGTGGAAACCGCCTGGGGCGTCATCGACCCCATTCTTAAAACGTGGCAAGAGCGCCACGAGCCAAAGCTGTGCACTTACGAGCCCGGCCTGTGGGGCCCGGAAGAATCGACGCAGTGGATGCAAGCCCAAGGCCGCGAATGGTTCGACACCTGTCCGGTGTTGCACTAA
- a CDS encoding SDR family oxidoreductase → MTQSFVENLFSLSGQVCVVIGGTGVLGGALAEGIAQAGALTVVAGRGEERGQQRVASIAKLGGEAKFLPVDVTQRKSIEELLVATLQQCGRVDLLVNCAGVNSATAYSDATDDDWQRVLLTNLTSTHWACQIFGAHLAKSGGGAILNIGSVSSGVPLSRVFAYSASKAAVVNLTKNVAREFAPHKVRVNVLCPGFFPAEQNRKILDKTRVENIMRHTPMNRFGEPHELIGAALLLLSPRCGSFITGAELYVDGGFTSMTI, encoded by the coding sequence ATGACTCAATCTTTCGTCGAAAATTTGTTCAGCCTTTCGGGCCAGGTGTGCGTGGTAATCGGCGGCACCGGCGTGCTGGGAGGCGCGCTGGCCGAGGGAATTGCCCAGGCAGGCGCGCTGACCGTCGTGGCCGGGCGCGGCGAAGAGCGTGGGCAGCAGCGGGTAGCCTCGATCGCCAAACTCGGCGGGGAGGCAAAATTCCTGCCGGTTGATGTGACGCAGCGAAAATCGATCGAAGAATTGCTCGTCGCGACGCTCCAGCAGTGTGGCCGTGTCGATTTGCTGGTGAATTGCGCCGGCGTCAATTCGGCCACAGCATATTCGGATGCAACCGACGACGATTGGCAGCGTGTCCTGCTCACCAATCTGACGAGCACCCATTGGGCCTGCCAGATTTTTGGCGCGCACCTGGCAAAATCGGGCGGTGGCGCCATTTTGAACATCGGCAGCGTTTCGTCGGGTGTTCCACTGTCCCGGGTGTTTGCTTATTCCGCCTCCAAGGCGGCCGTGGTGAATCTCACCAAAAACGTGGCTCGAGAATTTGCTCCACACAAAGTGCGCGTGAATGTGCTGTGCCCCGGCTTTTTTCCTGCCGAGCAGAATCGAAAAATTCTCGATAAAACTCGAGTAGAAAATATTATGCGGCACACGCCGATGAACCGCTTTGGCGAGCCCCACGAATTAATTGGCGCGGCATTGTTGTTGCTTTCGCCGCGCTGCGGCAGCTTCATTACCGGCGCCGAACTGTACGTCGACGGCGGTTTCACTTCCATGACTATTTAA